One Gordonia pseudamarae genomic window, AACATCACCCTGTTGCGCGGTGTCGGTCCGGGGTACGAATGTGCGGCAGGATCGGGCCACGGACCGTTCGCAGGCGACCCGTACGCCTCCACCTCGACGATCCGCGCGACAACCTCACCGACGGTGAGGATCGCACCGAGCACCCGACTCGCGGCGGTCACCGGATCAGAGTCCCTGAGTGCGTCAACATCCACGCCACACTGTGTCATACGCGACGCGGTTCTCGCCGTGATTCTCATTCGTTTTCAGTGGGTAAACCGTGGGCTTTCGGCGGGTCTTTCAGACCGCGTCGACCACCGGTGAGAAGTGGAGGCGAACACCGCCGCCGAGGAACGCCTGGCGCGCGTCATCGACGACAACCTGATGCTCGCTCAGCGGATCGCCGAGCATGAGGCCCTCGCGCAGGCTGCCGACCTCGACGACAAGGTCCTCGGGTACCGGCGCATCGTGCACCCGGAGCTGGCCAAGGGGGGCTCGTGCGGAATATGTCTGGTCGCGGCGAACCGCCGCTACAACATCGGCGACCTGAAACCGATCCACTCGGGGTGCCATTGCACGGTCGCGGCGATCACCGCCGACTTCGACCCGAAGATGGTCAACGATGAGGATCTGGCCCGCCTGTACGGCGACGCACAGGGCAACTACCGGCGGGCGCTGGTGCGTACCCGCTACCAGGTCGACGAGCACGGCGAGCTCGGCGCGGTCTTGGTGCCCAAGGCCGCGCACAAGACCCGCGAGGAACGCGCCCGGGCCACCTCAGCTCGACGCAAGCTCGCCGCCAAGATGCATCGGGACGGAGCGTCGACTGCCGAGATCGCAGAGACGCTCGGAGTGTCGGACCAGACCGTCCGCAACGACCTAGATGTACTTCCCCGACACGTTGTGAACATCTGAGGTAAGGCGAAGACCTCCGGGCAGGATGTGGGTTACCACACTCACCATCTAGCCACGGAGGTCTTCGTGACTCACGCTAACGCACCGTTGACGCCCGAGGGGCGTCGCCGTCTTGCTTCCCTGATCATCGATGAGGGCTGGTCTTTGCGGCGCGCTGCCGAACGGTTCCAGTGTTCGCCGGCCACGGCCAAGCGGTGGGCCGACCGTTACCGCGCCGGCCAGTGCCTGACCGACCGCAGTTCCCGCCCCGCCCGCTCACCGGCCCGGCTGCCCCGACGCACCGAACGACGAATCATCTGCCTGCGTTACTCCCGCCGGTGGGGACCGCACCGGATCTCCTATCACCTGGGTATCGCGCGTTCGACGGTCGGTCGGGTCCTGGAGCGCTACCGGATGCCGCTGCTGTCGAACATCGACCAGGCCACCGGACTACCGGTGCGCAGACCGAAACCGAAACGGTACGAGGTCGACCGGCCCGGACGACTCGTGCACGTCGACATCAAGAAGCAAGGCCGAATCCCCGACGGTGGTGGCTGGCGTGCTCATGGTCGCGGATCGGCCGCGGACCGTACTGCCGGTGTGGCCCGTGGCCGGGCAGCACGCTCGGGAGCACCGCACTCGCGGGGCTACCGCTACCTGCACCATGCCGTCGACGACCACTCCCGGGTGGCGTATTCGGAGATCCTCGACGACGAACGGAAAGAGACCGCGGCCAGATTCTGGCGGCGCGCCAACACGTTCTTCGCCGAGCGCGGCGTCGAAGTGACCGCGGTAATGACCGACAACGGTTCCTGCTACCGCTCCAACGCGTTCGCCCAGGCACTGGCCGAGACCGGGATCAAGCACAAGAAGACCAAGCCGTATCGGCCGCAGACGAACGGGAAGGTCGAACGTTTCAACCGAACCCTGGCCGCCGAGTGGGCCTACGCCCGCCCCTACACCAGCGAAGCCGAACGCACCACCGCCTACACCGCGTGGCTGCACCACTACAATCACCACCGACCCCACACCGGAATCGGAGGCCAAGTCCCCTCAGACCGCGTTCACAACCTCACGGGGAAGTACACCTAGAGGCCGCGGGGGTTGGCGCCAGCCGCCCGTCGCCCGGGGCGATGCCTCGGAAGTCGAGCGTGCCGCCACAGCGGCCAGCGCGAGATGAAGACGCCAATCGTCGCAGCGGGCAGACCGCAGGCGGTGGTGGTGGCGGTGATGACGGGACTGGCGGAGGCCGGACAGGTTTTGGTGATCCGGGTGGCCGCGAGTTCCCCGATTGGGTACCGTTCCGCCGCGACGACATCGCGGAGCTCGGAGAGTGGGATGAGGAGCACTTCAGAGGCACCGGGCATTCGGGCGGCGGGCACCGTCACGATTCAAGGGTCCCTCGCGCTACCAAGTTTCCAGTTGCCGTTGATTCGCTGGCGGACCTGCAAGAGGTCCATGACGCGGTGCTGGCGAACTACGCAATGGTCAGATTGGATGAAGTGCACCAGTCATACGTTTTCCGCGGGCTCGTGAATATTGGCAGCAATCGAGTGATTGCCGACGTAGCAGTTGACCGCTGGGGCACCCCGCGCACTGTCCACCCGGTAAACGGGGATGAAGTTCGTCGCAACGACGCTGACGGACGAGATGGAGGGCTGGTGCCGCTCGACCTGCGCTTCCTGAACGCGTGGGAACCGGACGAGGGGTAGGATGACTCGTATGGACTGTTTCGAAGCCACACGCGTTCTGTATGCCGCAGTCGGCGTCGATGAAGTCCCCGACTATCGCGACAGTCTTCTGGAATTTCTCGCTGCGGTGAACACCGCAGTTCAGAATGAAGTGACCCTTAGCGATAGCGCCGTCGACAGTATTGAGGACCTGGCCCGGCGGATGCTCCGACCCGGTGCACGATCAACGCAGGAGACCCTGGCGGCGATTCGCACCTTGCGCGACCGTCACGCGGTCGCATCATAGGAACCACACAAGGCGCACCGAGAACCTCGTAACCCATTGGGTGCGGGGTTCTTTTATATCTACAGGTCTTCCCCTCCCTCGGTCCGGGGTGAGGGGTTTCGCCCGTCATCGGGCATCTCGTTTGTTCATTCCCCTCGACATGAGGGGTTGTTGTCATGCCCCAAGAATTGCCACTGCACCCGATCACCGGTGTTCGGGCGATTGGTTTCTCCAAGCGTGGTCCTATCTGGCCCGTCATCGGCGCCAGCGGTGACCACGACGGTGGCGCACCGCCGGCCGCCGGCGACCAGGGCGGCGAGCAGCCGCCGGTGGATCGTGGGTTTCCGGAGAACACGCCGATCGCGGAGATGACGGTCGAGCAGCAGCTCGCCTACTTCAAGCATCACGATCGGCGTAAGGCCGAGCAGCTCAAGAAGTTCGGCGGGATCACCCCGGAGGCGGCGAAAGCGGCAGCCGATCGGGTGGCAGAGCTCGAACGTGAGCAGCTCTCGGCCGCGGACAAGGCGATCGCCGACGCGCGTGAGCTGGCCACCGCCGAGGCGACTGCTGCGACGGAGACGAAGATACGCGGAGAGATGGCCGGGCAACTGCTCGAGGCCACGGTCGCCGGTTCGGGGTTGTCGCCGGAGCAGCAGAAGGCGGTGCTGGCGATGACCGATGCGTCGAAGTTCCTCGGTTCGGACGGCACGTTCGACACTGCGGGCCTGCGGGCGCATCTGGCGACCTTCGTGGGCGCGCAGCCCGGGCCCTCCCGGCAGTGGGGTCAGAGCAACAACAACCAGCCGCCGCCCTCAGACGGCGCGGCGCTGGGTTCCCTGTCTGTCAGGGTGAGTTGAGACCAACGCTTGGTAGCAAGTCTTCGTTTTGGCAGGGCGAGATCAGGATGAGTATCGATATCTGTTTCCACTATCACCGGCCCGGATAATGGGGTGATGAGCAGTAGTAGTGAACAGTCCCCGGGCGGGGACGGCGGGCCGCGGCGGCGCCGCAGCTTCACCGCCGAGGACAAGCTGCGCTACCTCGCGGCCTATGAGAAGGCGTGTGAGACCGGCGAGGGCGGCGCCTACCTACGGCGTGAGGGCCTGTATTCGTCGTTGATGAGTGAGTGGCGGCGGCTGCGTGATGCCGGGGTCCTCAGGCGCTGATGATGTTTGCGGTGTCGCGGGCGCCTCGCCGGTCGGGGTTGACTGCCGAGCAGGCCGAGATCGCACGGTTGAAAAAGGAACTGGCCCACTCTAACGCCAAGTTGGAGACCACCCAGACAGCCCTCGATATCATGGGAAGAGCGCACGCGCTCTTGGAGCAGATCTCCAAGAGCGCGGATTCCGAACCCAAACGCGGCAAGCGGTGATGACCGCGTTCGCCGACCTGATCGCCGCCGGCACCACCGGGCGTACCGCTGCCCGGTTGACGGGCCTGTCGCGAGTCACCATGTCCCGCCGCGCCTCCACACCCGTCGCCAGCGATGAGCTCTGTGATGCTGTGGCACAACGGGTTCGCGACCGTGTGGAGCCGGTGAACAGACTCGATGAGGTCGAACGTGCGGCGGTGGTGGCGGTGCCCAACAGTGACCGTTTCGTCGACGCGACACCCACCCAGGTGTATGCCACCCTGCTCGGCGAGGGCCGCTACCTGTGTTCGATCTCCACGATGTATCGCATCTTGGGTGAGAACAAGCAGGTCAAAGAACGCCGCCGGTTGGCCACGCATCGGTCGACGGCGATCCCGGAACTGGTGGCGACCGCGCCGCAGCAGGTCTACACCTGGGACATCACCAAACTGGCCGGCCCGGCACACGGGGTGTACTACGACGCGTACGTGATGATCGACATCTACTCCCACTACATCGTCGGAGTGCACGTCCACGCCCATGAATCCGGTCCGCTGGCGAAGGAAATGATGCAAGAGGTGTTTGCCATCCAAGGCATCCCGCAGGTGGTGCACGCCGATCGCGGGACCTCGATGACCTCGAAGACGGTGCCCGAGTTGCTCGCCGACCTGCACGTCACCAAATCGCATTCCCGACCGCACGTGTCCAATGACAACCCGTACAGCGAAGCCTGGTTCAAGACAATGAAATACGCGCCGGTATTCCCGACCCGATTCGGGTCGCTCCAACACGCGCGAAAGTTCATGGCCGAGTTCGTGGAGTGGTACAACCACGCCCACCACCACAGCGGTATCGGTCTGCACACGCCCGCCGACGTGCACTACGGCCATGCACCGACCGTTGCCGCGCTACGCTCGGACACTCTCGCCCAGGCCCGCCAAACCACGCCCGCACGATTCAGCGGTGCAAACGACCCCGCCCCGAAGATCCTCGAGATGCCCGAAGCAGCATGGATCAACCAACCCGAACAGGAGGACCGAGAACCGACAAATCCGGCAGCCGCTTAACACCCGCTGGTCTCAAACCCCTTGACAAGTTCCGACTCCGGCAACGCACTACCCGAACGGGTACATCCGGTCCGGGACCGTGGTCGGGATCGTCGAGGCGACCGGTAAGGCCGGCCCCTACGATCCGGGCGCATCCAACGGCACCGAGGACGCGGCCGGGATTCTGTTCGCCGATTGCCGGGTGATCCGGTCAAACGGCACCACCGCCACCCATGTCGGTTCCGGGGTGCTGGTGCACGGGTTCGTCGACGCGGCCAAGCTGCCGTTCCCGATCGACGCGGCCGGCGCCGCCGACCTGGTCCAGATCCGGTTCGAGAACCTCGCCAGGGTACTGCGGCGTTCACCGTTCCCATTATTCTCATCAGCGCAGGTCACAGAAGTTCTAAACAGGTACGGCTGTTCGCAGGTGTGCAGTTTTTGCGGTGATTCTCATTCATTTTCAGTGGGTAAACCGTGGGTTTTCGGTGGGTTTTTCAGCCCGCGTCCACCACCGGCGAGAACTCGCTGAGGGCCGCGCGGGCGTCCGGTCCGAGCCTGGCGCGTTCCAGGTAGTGCCGGCGCGTGACGGCCGACCCGGAGTGCCCGAGCTCGCGGCCGCAGTGTCGATGTCTTCCGCGCGGGCGAGCGCGGTTGCCACCGTCTTGCGGAACGCCTTTGGGCTCACCCAGTCGAACGTGGTGTCCGTGGGGTCGCCGGGCCGGTCCTTGCGCGCTTCGCGCAGCTGCCTGCGCACGTTGGCCGGGGTGCGCGGCCCGCCGACGCGTGAGGGGAACACCAGCTCGTCGGCGTCGGTCGGCAGCCCGCGCCCGATCTGCCGGCGCAGCGCCGTCGCGGCGAACCCCGGCAACACCAAACGGCGGTAGCTGTAGTCGGTTTTCGGCGCCGGCTGGCGCTTCCCTTCGACGATAGTGCCGGTGATCTCGACGGTCGGTGGGTCGCCCCCGAGCGCGCAGTCCGGGATACGCAGCGCGAGGATCTCTCCGATGCGCGCGCCGGTTCCCAGCAACAGGTCGACGATCTCGGGTAGATCCATTCCGCGTGCGGGTCCGGCGCGGTTGGATCCGGCCCACGAGGTGACATTGCGGCGCAGATGCGCGACCTCGTCGACGGTCAGCGCCCGCGCCGCCGCGGGCGCGACGGTCCGCGGTGTGGTTTCGCGGACTGGATTATGGTCGACGGCGTCGTGGCGTGCGGCCATACTGAGCATGCCGGTGAGCACGACACGCGCGGTCTTGCCCTGCGAGGTGGATGCGATGGCGCGGATGACCGCGTCGAGCAGGCCGGTGGTGGCTTCCCCGACGCGCACGTCGGCGAGGGCTGGAAGGACGTGCCGGTCGATGGACTGCCGGTACATGGTGATCGTTTGCGGTCTCAGTGTTTCCTTCGGCCTCGCGTGCCGCGATCCATGCGTCGGCGAGGTCGACGATGGTGGTGTCCCGAGTGATACCGCGTCTCGACGCGGGCGTGGCGCGGTCGGTGAGCGCGGCCAGGAGTTTACGTTCGGCGCGGGCGCCGCTGGTGTCGAAGCGCTCGACTACGCGAGTGCGGCCGTCGTAGTCGCGGTAGCTCGCGCGGGCCCGCCACCGCCGGGGTCCGACCTCGGTGCGGGTGATCTTGCCCCAGGTGCCCAGGGGCAGCGGCGGCCGGGCCACGGTCAGTGGTGACGCGAGTAGCGGCGTGCGATACCGAGTCGCCGGCGAACAGCGAACGGGTCACGTCCGGCGCGGCCGACACCACGGCGCTTGTGTGGTTTGCACATGGCGCAACCGCGCCAGGATCGTGATGGATGGTGCTGTGACATGGGAATCTCTCCTGGTGGATGGTTCTACTGGGTCAACGAGCGAGGCCGCTTCCTACTCGGGCAATCGATCAGATGCTCGAACATGCACGGGCGTGATTCAAGCAAGTGTTACATATCTTGAACGTGACGGGCTACCGTTCAAGCTACGTTGCACCCCGCGCGAGTGATTCAAGCAAATTGAGTTAATCTTGAATTATGGACGTGAAGGCGATCGGAGAGTCTCCCATTGGCGAGCTGGTGCCCATCTCGGGGATAGATCCACGAACGATGCAGGAGTGGAAGTACTGGGCCTACTTACCTAACGATCTCCCCGAGATGCCCTCCTTGACGCCACGTGCCATCTCCAAGGCGGCCGCCGCCGGTGCGGCTGTCGCTCGACTGGATGAAGCTGTGGCTCAGTTACTACGACCCGAGATCCTGGTTCGTCCGATCATCCGCAAGGAGGCTGCCAGCACCTCTGCCCTTGAAGGTACCTACGCGTCGTTCGACGATGTGCTAGAAGCGGACTTCCTAGAGGATCGTCAGATGTCTTCCGAGCAACGTGAGATTCGGAACTACGTCGCAGCCACAGAAGCCGCCTGCGCTCAGATCACTGACCGTCGTATCAGTCGCGCGTACCTGGGCGCACTTCAGCACATGATTGTTCGCGGAACGCGCGGTGAAACTGCTGACTCTGGCGATATTCGCCCACACCAGGTCGCTATCGGTGCCGACAACCGGCCAATCGAACAGGCCAGATTCGTTCCATGCCCGCCCGGTGATCAGTTGGTGGCAGGCGTGAGCGCGTGGGAAGACTGGGTCGCCGCAGAAACTGATCTATTGGTCGTCGCAAAAGTAGCAATAGCTCACTACCAGTTTGAGACATTACACCCGTTCGGTGACGGAAATGGGCGCCTGGGTCGGTTGGTGTCGATGCTTCAGCTCATGAAAGCGGGCGAGCTGCGCTGGCCCGTTCTCAACATTGCGCCATGGTTTGAAAGCCGACGCGATCAATACCAAGGGGGGTTGATGGATGTGACCCTTACCGGCGACTTCAGTCCATGGGTTGAGCTATTTGCGCACGCGGTAGCTGTACAAGCCCGCGAGGGTTTGCATAAGATACAGCATCTGATGGCGATTCGTGATCGTATGATTTCCGAGCTGCGCGCCGCCGGGATGCGTGGTTCAGCGATTGAGATTGCTGAGATCCTGATCGGATACCCGGTAATAGATGTACGAACCGCAAGCATTCTAATAGGCAAGACGTTCGAAGCGGCCAATCAAGCGATAGCAAAGCTAGTAAGCCACGGGGTCTTGGTGGAGATAACCGGCAGGAGCCAGAACCGATTGTTTGGGGCCCATGAAATTGCCCGTGCGATCAACTGAAGTAGTGCTCCATAGAGTGGTGTAACTCGGTGACCAGGACCGTAACTGACAGCGTGTAGCTGTCGGGCAGGGAAGCGGTCACCGTGTGATCCTTCGAGTCAACCTTCCACAGAATCCTCGAACGGAGTCATCACGATGACCGCACCCCACATTGTCGACCCTGCTGGCTTGCTTGGCCAAGCCCTGGCTGAGGCCTCGCCCGATCTGATGCGTGAGCTGTTGCA contains:
- a CDS encoding helix-turn-helix domain-containing protein, translating into MEANTAAEERLARVIDDNLMLAQRIAEHEALAQAADLDDKVLGYRRIVHPELAKGGSCGICLVAANRRYNIGDLKPIHSGCHCTVAAITADFDPKMVNDEDLARLYGDAQGNYRRALVRTRYQVDEHGELGAVLVPKAAHKTREERARATSARRKLAAKMHRDGASTAEIAETLGVSDQTVRNDLDVLPRHVVNI
- a CDS encoding IS481 family transposase, which gives rise to MTHANAPLTPEGRRRLASLIIDEGWSLRRAAERFQCSPATAKRWADRYRAGQCLTDRSSRPARSPARLPRRTERRIICLRYSRRWGPHRISYHLGIARSTVGRVLERYRMPLLSNIDQATGLPVRRPKPKRYEVDRPGRLVHVDIKKQGRIPDGGGWRAHGRGSAADRTAGVARGRAARSGAPHSRGYRYLHHAVDDHSRVAYSEILDDERKETAARFWRRANTFFAERGVEVTAVMTDNGSCYRSNAFAQALAETGIKHKKTKPYRPQTNGKVERFNRTLAAEWAYARPYTSEAERTTAYTAWLHHYNHHRPHTGIGGQVPSDRVHNLTGKYT
- a CDS encoding head decoration protein, which produces MRSGTVVGIVEATGKAGPYDPGASNGTEDAAGILFADCRVIRSNGTTATHVGSGVLVHGFVDAAKLPFPIDAAGAADLVQIRFENLARVLRRSPFPLFSSAQVTEVLNRYGCSQVCSFCGDSHSFSVGKPWVFGGFFSPRPPPARTR
- a CDS encoding tyrosine-type recombinase/integrase; the protein is MYRQSIDRHVLPALADVRVGEATTGLLDAVIRAIASTSQGKTARVVLTGMLSMAARHDAVDHNPVRETTPRTVAPAAARALTVDEVAHLRRNVTSWAGSNRAGPARGMDLPEIVDLLLGTGARIGEILALRIPDCALGGDPPTVEITGTIVEGKRQPAPKTDYSYRRLVLPGFAATALRRQIGRGLPTDADELVFPSRVGGPRTPANVRRQLREARKDRPGDPTDTTFDWVSPKAFRKTVATALARAEDIDTAAASSGTPGRPSRAGTTWNAPGSDRTPARPSASSRRWWTRAEKPTENPRFTH
- a CDS encoding Fic family protein; translated protein: MDVKAIGESPIGELVPISGIDPRTMQEWKYWAYLPNDLPEMPSLTPRAISKAAAAGAAVARLDEAVAQLLRPEILVRPIIRKEAASTSALEGTYASFDDVLEADFLEDRQMSSEQREIRNYVAATEAACAQITDRRISRAYLGALQHMIVRGTRGETADSGDIRPHQVAIGADNRPIEQARFVPCPPGDQLVAGVSAWEDWVAAETDLLVVAKVAIAHYQFETLHPFGDGNGRLGRLVSMLQLMKAGELRWPVLNIAPWFESRRDQYQGGLMDVTLTGDFSPWVELFAHAVAVQAREGLHKIQHLMAIRDRMISELRAAGMRGSAIEIAEILIGYPVIDVRTASILIGKTFEAANQAIAKLVSHGVLVEITGRSQNRLFGAHEIARAIN